A genomic region of Fusarium oxysporum Fo47 chromosome VI, complete sequence contains the following coding sequences:
- a CDS encoding uncharacterized protein (expressed protein): protein MPWSAPSPLARIIHASLVLSFSSPHSFAHILCQVVSLTPTSSRYLTCIVSRFLSKPAVFICPSRPIPLKW, encoded by the coding sequence ATGCCATGGTCAGCTCCAAGTCCACTTGCTCGCATTATTCATGCAAGTCTCGTCCTGTCCTTTTCCTCACCGCATTCTTTTGCTCACATCCTATGCCAAGTTGTTTCTCTTACCCCAACATCTTCACGTTACTTGACTTGCATCGTCTCCCGATTTCTATCTAAACCCGCGGTTTTTATCTGTCCATCTCGGCCGATTCCGCTTAAGTGGTAG